Proteins found in one Roseimicrobium gellanilyticum genomic segment:
- a CDS encoding response regulator transcription factor → MDGTYLILVADDNDDLRQLVASNLRRSGFETVEARNGLETLHMVRYHRPDAVLLDIMMPGRDGLQVCEELRSDEDTKQIPIMMLTAKGEVEDRIIGLEAGADDYLSKPFILKELILRVQVMLRRSSATGRVPELKIGPFQFDVIGTKLTLDGQVTDLPLLEFKLLHLLAARSGRVVERGIILQEVWGLDPRTVTRTIDTHARRARGKLGEHSAWVQTVRGIGFIFKEPEALVAEVR, encoded by the coding sequence ATGGACGGTACATACCTAATCCTCGTAGCGGATGACAACGACGATCTCCGGCAACTGGTAGCCTCAAATCTTCGCAGATCCGGGTTCGAGACTGTTGAAGCTCGTAACGGGCTCGAAACCCTGCACATGGTTCGCTATCACCGACCAGATGCAGTTCTGCTCGATATCATGATGCCGGGGAGGGATGGCTTGCAGGTCTGCGAAGAGCTCCGCAGCGATGAAGACACAAAGCAGATTCCGATTATGATGCTCACCGCCAAGGGGGAGGTGGAGGACCGTATCATCGGCCTGGAAGCAGGAGCGGACGATTACCTCAGTAAGCCTTTCATACTCAAAGAGCTTATCCTCCGCGTGCAGGTCATGCTTCGGAGAAGTTCAGCGACTGGACGTGTACCGGAACTCAAGATCGGACCGTTTCAATTTGACGTGATAGGAACCAAGCTGACCCTGGATGGCCAGGTGACAGATCTGCCGCTGCTCGAGTTCAAACTCCTTCACTTACTCGCAGCAAGAAGTGGAAGAGTGGTAGAACGCGGAATCATTTTGCAAGAGGTGTGGGGTCTGGACCCAAGAACGGTGACCCGCACCATCGACACGCACGCAAGACGCGCTCGTGGAAAACTTGGCGAACATTCGGCCTGGGTTCAAACGGTCCGAGGGATAGGTTTCATTTTCAAAGAGCCTGAAGCGCTCGTGGCGGAAGTTCGGTAA
- a CDS encoding MFS transporter — protein sequence MNSDTLQDATASARPPWALAWRIAAGQILSWGILYYFFSVVAGPMQAATSWTREFINGGLSLGLLTWGICAIPAGAWLQRHGGRLLMSVGSLVGGLALMLMGTCIHPAAYLLSWIALGMSMAALLYEPAFAVVTTEFGPHYRNGITLITLVAGLASTVFIPLGAWLVANFTWEKALLALGSVQILLGVPLHALGLPASRHENSPSLKTSIHHRIMSWGRSLYSEAGNRTFAGLAIWVAAHTAAFSGMTFLLIPMFQHEAVDMGALLFAIALIGPMQVTGRLLLVRFGSHSPSRTIGFWAMGAIVAAILLLAAFPHSRWTLATYAILYGAGNGVMTILKGTAVAEYFGRARYAELNGLLSAPAVLSKAAAPVLLAGIWTHSGKTEVVLGTVVIVLFAGIGGLLLVSPVRQ from the coding sequence ATGAATTCTGATACGCTTCAAGACGCCACAGCTTCTGCCCGTCCTCCTTGGGCACTCGCTTGGCGAATTGCTGCCGGGCAGATCCTTTCCTGGGGCATTCTCTATTACTTCTTCTCGGTAGTTGCTGGACCGATGCAAGCTGCCACCAGCTGGACCCGCGAGTTCATCAATGGTGGTCTTTCGCTGGGGCTCCTCACCTGGGGGATCTGTGCCATCCCGGCAGGCGCATGGCTACAGCGCCATGGTGGACGCCTTCTTATGTCCGTCGGCTCACTTGTGGGAGGGCTTGCGCTCATGCTGATGGGAACGTGCATCCATCCGGCAGCCTACTTGCTCAGTTGGATCGCCCTTGGTATGTCAATGGCAGCCCTTCTTTACGAACCGGCCTTCGCGGTCGTCACGACAGAGTTCGGACCGCACTACCGTAATGGCATTACGCTCATCACGCTTGTTGCCGGTCTTGCCAGCACGGTCTTCATCCCTCTCGGGGCTTGGCTAGTCGCAAACTTTACGTGGGAAAAGGCTCTGCTCGCGCTTGGTTCCGTACAGATCCTTCTCGGTGTGCCGCTGCATGCACTCGGACTTCCTGCCTCTCGGCACGAGAACTCCCCATCTCTCAAAACTTCCATTCACCATCGAATCATGAGTTGGGGAAGAAGTCTCTACAGTGAAGCCGGCAACAGAACATTCGCCGGACTTGCGATCTGGGTTGCGGCTCACACGGCCGCATTCTCAGGAATGACCTTCCTGTTGATCCCGATGTTCCAGCATGAAGCTGTCGACATGGGAGCACTACTTTTTGCCATCGCACTCATCGGGCCCATGCAGGTGACCGGGAGATTACTTCTGGTAAGATTCGGAAGTCACTCACCTTCGCGCACCATAGGATTCTGGGCGATGGGTGCGATCGTTGCCGCAATCTTGCTCCTGGCTGCATTCCCACACTCCCGCTGGACCCTAGCCACCTACGCCATCCTATACGGTGCCGGCAATGGCGTGATGACGATACTGAAGGGGACCGCGGTCGCGGAATATTTCGGCCGGGCGCGCTACGCCGAACTGAATGGACTGCTGTCGGCTCCCGCCGTTCTCTCGAAGGCGGCCGCGCCGGTTCTGCTTGCAGGTATCTGGACGCATTCAGGCAAAACCGAAGTTGTCTTGGGCACCGTAGTCATCGTTCTGTTTGCAGGTATCGGGGGGCTTCTACTCGTTTCCCCGGTTCGCCAGTGA
- a CDS encoding trypsin-like serine peptidase translates to MPTITIPTGAHTPITNIVASESVIEKQQISHGSVGTGEVLELVDGTASEVLPTPEVAFESSEVVQWTAPSLENLSDIGVASFGTPPAFEAVLGTDERVRIADTTVYPWRTIASLLITAADNSQWIGTAWFISPRTLVTAGHCVFIKHSGVVGRDGWVKKIQVMPGRNADILPFGGITATEFWSVKGWGEDGSENYDYGAIVLPAAFPQELGFFGYGVFTDEDLLASVANVGGYPGDKPKGTLWYDKREIGSVKPDKVFYAADTAGGQSGTAAYIVRNGERVAVGIHAYGGQTSNSGTRISSQVFANLESWKRD, encoded by the coding sequence ATGCCTACTATTACCATTCCAACGGGGGCACACACTCCAATCACAAATATTGTGGCGAGTGAATCGGTTATCGAAAAACAACAGATTTCCCATGGGTCTGTCGGGACGGGAGAAGTGCTTGAGCTTGTCGATGGTACGGCTTCTGAAGTCCTCCCCACACCGGAGGTTGCGTTTGAGTCGTCGGAGGTAGTTCAATGGACGGCACCCAGCCTTGAAAACCTTTCCGACATCGGTGTTGCTTCCTTTGGCACACCGCCCGCTTTTGAGGCCGTACTGGGCACCGATGAGCGAGTACGCATTGCGGACACCACAGTATATCCGTGGCGGACAATTGCGTCACTGCTGATTACCGCCGCAGACAATTCACAATGGATAGGCACAGCCTGGTTCATCAGTCCACGCACCCTCGTGACAGCAGGCCATTGCGTATTTATCAAGCACAGTGGCGTTGTGGGACGCGACGGCTGGGTCAAGAAGATTCAGGTCATGCCCGGCCGCAATGCAGATATCCTCCCATTCGGCGGCATCACGGCAACCGAGTTCTGGTCAGTAAAAGGCTGGGGGGAGGATGGCTCCGAAAACTATGATTACGGAGCCATCGTCTTACCGGCCGCCTTCCCGCAAGAGCTGGGATTCTTCGGTTACGGCGTGTTTACGGACGAGGACTTGCTCGCTTCCGTCGCCAATGTCGGTGGCTATCCTGGTGACAAGCCAAAGGGCACACTTTGGTACGACAAGCGGGAGATAGGAAGCGTGAAACCGGACAAGGTCTTTTATGCCGCCGATACGGCGGGAGGACAGAGCGGGACTGCGGCCTACATCGTTCGCAATGGTGAAAGGGTGGCGGTGGGCATCCATGCCTATGGTGGCCAGACGTCAAACTCGGGCACCCGCATCTCCTCACAAGTGTTCGCTAATCTTGAAAGTTGGAAGCGGGACTAA
- a CDS encoding phospholipase D-like domain-containing protein: protein MKTYRGIIHVLPNEVILDAGGVEVKLQGDRAEFSPREGLVTAVTGVQMGDVIEHARVAPQLESAKAISIDAFSPVVSAIREEGEAIAAHEGVVGIRPGFRLLENEAGEEPCMVILTRPGATQDWPPASLRGVPVEVRTASALEMIEGTAPLEAWTGLVPEAAEAGSGIHYTPPDPDVVSLKEARVHNITCHVGPDSGWPILKGFLEGTTSHLTVAMYEFYAKHILTAVCDLGEESDARLNIILQTGPGENDKDTEELLRDSWGDRLEFTKASVSGPNKVFKNSYHTKVVVRDSRAMWASSGNFSPNSQPKVTDSDAPNFYRLGNREWHVIIEDEELAKIYEKFIEHDIKQAQEAAAMPAPEAMPEAMPDLLIPMEAFAAEAAVLQDHQFVARTFATSGTPVKVQPLMSPDNYAAEILKLIQKAKKSLYLQFSYIRQPSLEIFDDIISAIAEKMADPEIDVRVLVSQNQKSEHSDLLVGPRRWKRRMFRRQTSKMHNKGVLIDGKIAVVGSNNWSSDGTQFNRDTSLVFHSREITKYYTEVFLFDWDNLSKPATGSEEIVPELAGDGPTPLGKLRIPWQAWYDE from the coding sequence ATGAAAACATATCGAGGTATCATACATGTACTCCCCAACGAGGTGATCCTGGACGCGGGTGGAGTTGAAGTGAAGCTCCAAGGCGACCGTGCAGAGTTCTCACCGCGGGAAGGGCTCGTCACTGCGGTGACGGGGGTGCAAATGGGAGATGTGATTGAGCACGCCCGCGTGGCTCCCCAACTGGAGTCGGCGAAAGCAATCAGCATTGATGCATTCTCCCCAGTTGTTTCAGCCATTCGAGAGGAGGGGGAAGCAATCGCGGCCCATGAGGGAGTTGTTGGCATACGACCAGGATTCCGCCTTCTGGAGAACGAGGCCGGGGAAGAACCTTGCATGGTGATCCTGACCCGTCCTGGCGCCACGCAGGATTGGCCTCCTGCCAGCCTGAGAGGCGTGCCCGTGGAAGTCCGCACTGCTTCTGCTCTGGAGATGATTGAGGGCACCGCTCCACTTGAGGCCTGGACGGGCCTTGTGCCTGAAGCCGCCGAAGCGGGTTCAGGCATTCACTACACGCCACCGGATCCTGATGTGGTATCCTTGAAAGAGGCGCGCGTTCACAACATCACCTGCCATGTAGGGCCCGATTCCGGTTGGCCGATTTTGAAGGGATTTCTCGAAGGAACCACCAGTCATCTCACGGTGGCGATGTATGAGTTTTACGCCAAACACATCCTGACAGCCGTCTGTGATTTGGGCGAGGAAAGCGACGCAAGGCTGAACATCATCTTGCAGACAGGCCCAGGCGAGAACGACAAGGATACCGAGGAACTGCTGCGTGACAGCTGGGGTGACCGGCTGGAGTTCACCAAAGCCTCAGTGTCCGGCCCCAACAAAGTATTCAAGAATTCCTATCACACCAAAGTGGTGGTGCGGGATTCACGTGCCATGTGGGCCTCCAGCGGAAACTTCAGCCCCAACAGCCAGCCAAAGGTCACTGACAGTGACGCACCGAATTTCTACCGGCTGGGCAACCGTGAGTGGCACGTGATTATCGAAGACGAGGAACTGGCCAAAATATACGAGAAGTTCATCGAACACGATATCAAGCAGGCACAGGAGGCCGCCGCCATGCCAGCTCCGGAGGCCATGCCCGAAGCCATGCCGGATCTCCTGATTCCCATGGAGGCCTTCGCTGCAGAGGCTGCTGTGTTGCAGGATCACCAGTTCGTGGCCAGGACTTTCGCGACGAGCGGCACCCCGGTTAAGGTCCAGCCGTTGATGAGCCCGGACAACTACGCGGCCGAAATTCTGAAATTGATCCAGAAGGCGAAGAAGAGCTTGTATCTCCAATTTTCATATATCCGACAACCTTCACTCGAAATCTTCGATGATATCATTTCCGCCATTGCCGAAAAGATGGCTGACCCCGAGATCGATGTGCGCGTACTGGTCAGTCAAAATCAAAAGTCCGAGCACTCCGATCTGCTCGTAGGACCCCGACGCTGGAAGCGGCGCATGTTCCGCCGGCAAACCAGCAAGATGCACAACAAGGGCGTCCTCATAGACGGCAAGATTGCCGTGGTGGGAAGCAACAACTGGTCCAGCGACGGAACGCAGTTCAACCGCGATACCAGCCTGGTATTTCATTCCCGGGAAATCACCAAATATTATACTGAGGTCTTCCTCTTTGACTGGGACAACCTCTCCAAACCCGCCACAGGCTCAGAAGAGATCGTGCCTGAGCTTGCCGGAGACGGTCCGACTCCTCTGGGGAAACTACGCATTCCCTGGCAGGCATGGTATGATGAATGA
- a CDS encoding trypsin-like serine peptidase, with product MPEFLDSLPYPWVNPVAQELHRVLCQIHPTGQAALFVARKVGLDTTMIFAEQPVFYLWRDILDEACRHGALRSLIQEVSDRLAATSPFKGYLAELLQDRPPPVADEPRQADGAPKFISGTDDVFEPEALLYRDDLTLQIGKVPGLIDTLKTLLTLSPAVCKLNVNLAGTTKTGTGFRVGADLLLTNWHVLHHIGTGARATGVAAEFLYEDDRDGVPTAAKIIRCDVSTIHTDKDDDWAVIRTTDLMEDSWPVIPMDAAVTFKEGDPAYIIQHPAGQRKRLGFVRNQVSFIDDRVTHYLTDTQEGSSGSPVLDREGRLFALHHAGGRPQEVVGRAPLRKNEGIRISRVVAGLKAAGVL from the coding sequence ATGCCCGAATTTCTCGATTCCCTTCCCTATCCCTGGGTCAATCCGGTGGCCCAGGAGCTCCATCGTGTTCTCTGCCAGATTCATCCAACCGGGCAGGCGGCCCTTTTTGTAGCGCGGAAGGTAGGACTCGATACGACAATGATTTTCGCTGAACAGCCGGTCTTTTACCTTTGGAGGGATATCCTTGATGAGGCTTGCAGGCATGGCGCGCTTCGCTCGCTCATCCAGGAGGTGTCCGATCGACTCGCCGCCACGAGTCCGTTCAAGGGGTATCTTGCTGAGCTTTTGCAGGATCGCCCGCCGCCCGTGGCCGACGAACCCCGCCAGGCTGATGGAGCTCCCAAATTCATCAGCGGAACCGACGATGTCTTCGAGCCAGAAGCGCTACTGTATCGCGATGACTTGACGCTCCAAATCGGAAAGGTACCAGGACTCATCGACACCTTGAAAACGCTGCTCACCCTGTCCCCAGCGGTCTGCAAGCTCAATGTCAATCTTGCTGGCACTACGAAAACAGGCACTGGCTTCCGGGTCGGCGCTGATCTACTGCTCACCAACTGGCACGTGCTGCACCATATTGGCACTGGTGCGCGAGCCACCGGCGTGGCGGCGGAGTTTCTCTACGAAGATGACAGAGATGGGGTCCCCACTGCGGCCAAAATCATCCGCTGTGACGTCAGCACGATCCACACAGACAAAGACGACGATTGGGCCGTGATACGGACAACAGACCTCATGGAGGACTCATGGCCGGTGATCCCGATGGATGCAGCCGTAACCTTCAAGGAGGGAGACCCTGCTTACATCATTCAACATCCGGCAGGTCAGCGTAAACGGTTGGGATTTGTGCGAAACCAGGTCTCCTTCATTGACGACCGCGTGACACACTACCTAACAGACACCCAAGAGGGATCGTCAGGATCGCCTGTGTTGGACCGCGAAGGAAGACTTTTCGCCCTGCACCACGCTGGCGGTCGTCCACAGGAGGTTGTAGGCCGGGCGCCTCTGCGGAAAAATGAGGGCATCCGAATTTCGCGCGTTGTTGCAGGCCTCAAGGCTGCTGGCGTGCTATAG
- a CDS encoding response regulator — translation MTLDTLLPVTAKASEVLQEYDDRPIKVLLVEDVAAYADEVKIFFETEAEIAKAKIDVRIEHSAEKAYANLKEAERNKEPFDAVVLDYCLPQTEGTSEKPDLALANFCRTTPDACRQAYQLTSYTDSEDLKSFWESDPLDIEDVLLSKEEPWSLKKLSSMILGQAKASVPGNPPDAVVLAHFRILVVSCDDELHAQTENTLSSFEDHYKVERGVARSLTECIAVVNRRAAVGAAFDAIFIDADVSDITESRELARFCAEQESKSGRVYLLVRPGVKESLPHASDYSILQKSETIVAEVLSGLRFQEIKGPLQSVWLAEYLGKIPTGTWKPRMPKGFSLGLFARRLQKVWPDLDEQTKNKARNLFHISEHGPDSDLPEIGLRQFERKLT, via the coding sequence ATGACCCTTGATACCCTCCTCCCAGTCACTGCGAAAGCGAGTGAAGTTTTGCAAGAATATGACGACCGACCGATCAAAGTATTGCTCGTGGAAGATGTGGCTGCGTATGCCGATGAAGTGAAAATCTTTTTCGAAACCGAGGCCGAGATTGCAAAGGCGAAGATCGATGTCCGGATAGAACATTCCGCGGAAAAGGCCTATGCCAACCTTAAAGAGGCTGAGAGAAACAAGGAGCCTTTTGATGCGGTGGTGCTGGATTACTGTCTGCCACAAACGGAAGGCACCTCAGAGAAACCGGATTTGGCACTCGCCAACTTTTGCCGGACGACTCCCGATGCGTGCAGGCAAGCTTACCAACTCACCAGCTACACGGATAGTGAAGACCTGAAGAGTTTCTGGGAATCAGATCCTCTCGACATCGAAGACGTGTTGCTTTCCAAAGAAGAGCCATGGTCTCTCAAGAAGTTATCATCAATGATTCTTGGACAAGCGAAGGCCTCTGTCCCAGGAAATCCGCCCGATGCTGTAGTGCTGGCGCATTTTCGGATACTGGTGGTTTCCTGTGATGATGAACTTCATGCCCAAACAGAAAATACCCTGTCCTCGTTTGAGGACCACTACAAGGTAGAAAGGGGCGTGGCACGTTCGCTCACGGAATGCATTGCTGTGGTGAATCGGCGGGCGGCGGTGGGGGCAGCATTCGATGCAATTTTTATCGATGCGGACGTGTCGGACATTACCGAGTCGCGGGAACTGGCGCGATTCTGTGCAGAGCAGGAGTCCAAGTCCGGCAGGGTATATCTCCTTGTGCGGCCAGGAGTTAAGGAATCCCTGCCTCACGCGAGTGATTATTCGATACTCCAAAAGTCTGAGACCATCGTTGCGGAGGTTCTTTCTGGCCTGAGGTTCCAGGAGATCAAGGGGCCGCTGCAAAGTGTGTGGCTGGCGGAATATCTGGGGAAGATTCCGACGGGAACCTGGAAGCCGAGGATGCCCAAGGGCTTTTCATTGGGACTGTTTGCGAGGCGTCTGCAGAAGGTCTGGCCGGACCTGGATGAGCAAACGAAGAACAAGGCGCGGAACTTGTTCCATATTTCAGAACATGGGCCTGATTCGGATTTGCCTGAGATTGGGCTGCGGCAGTTTGAACGAAAGTTAACCTAA
- a CDS encoding ATP-binding protein, which translates to MNSTFYYSEISSATARRISELMQRGESVMILGPRGVGKRYLLDLVDEIFAEKGMDLPTHAKFSSSEVSFLESDVARSLANASEVDLEGEPSIEHWAEKVQTRYTAQSPLRIYISNLDGLSKRLAHHLLSSIQKLVKAHVLVTVVTGEGNVIDLVDGSPTSAWSCTHQFVVHAHDRYHFGKFLFKRMRQMGLRFPHGIAGAKRVFEKIYDCTGGNVTLARAVLWSVADTLTFHLERPGRRPMGIEEKFIPEDLTRTHVVPTAGLVPFRYAAHAVHSAIREPHPSSRKLDGLDSTNKVLEDLERMLLRSECIYVGDQPHLLELAGLARRNEDVLEWFCPYAEKFALSWFNHRRLGDYYAFAHDWPNAHRLYEKLSPEERCRPLSDDDNAVLLRLMDGLSVYFHRAVSKAAASRHEDETDESLVTLLRKEVRLALKNLLGFTDEKITCWERDYRGQWVRVSGYGEFTVLPSEIRYDWEALVMRKSVDENEYFGHKHGWHWVVCRNAERRPVSAILVDGRSDPLMEHEMRKDAIFRVFRAFVRARERQWLIQGLEEKSIRSQLETEIFETFWKLTHSGSWDAHRALPAIAHPLLRALPSVSRLVFCEFEHEASSGERRLKPIYDSGFPHTTPERFHAVVAKGRLADWNEMQPPTEVDEHEANELFGAGGLAPFSNGTLIIGSPGIKGVVLLEQARGISITESDMVFLFTLAKRFESVWAQAMRMKVLHQSMDVDHTPKLLLDRKSRIIYANQPAIDRLVLGINSGWQAPPVSISSIKDMTPAQRKAIAPHTERRHEKFEDLTGEMFGWWIRECLPLEDERRSPRGWVVTFRNRSFLFKSFELLRDLEKSTDISQALRILTNSLWKLLDHRAKPKIRIYLIDKQDRTKLVSSYATGLTPSNTKHFESGGVVFVNKLEETAWRCLASQHPQAFRTRTNPLDLATTGRTNNGLEFEWIDILPKHEILEKKPGDVAIDFPLLSIPESLGKLTINLTGEDAEKLSAEFPGQLAALSLVFSDLLMRREKEMEERELQYQKDAQRAMSETAHNLVSRFAALSVFVLHYRGQEHHCPQLKSVTDRLEAFYKGAVLSIRRIKDRVGPVTLKPVPCDLVEVISNAMQIGLGKMGAWSWSPESMSNCLGCWDATHWENTLQEMIHNSIDFAKPELALKVTVAMREQYSGAMRWMVLTYEDNGRGVREEFKKVIFRKQSHREEIGNKKGGGIGLSYVGRVMEAHGGTIEETGEHGVGARFILSVPWNDLKQRREYQI; encoded by the coding sequence ATGAATTCTACCTTTTACTACTCTGAGATCAGCAGTGCCACCGCCCGGCGCATTTCGGAATTGATGCAACGGGGAGAGAGTGTGATGATTCTGGGCCCTCGCGGCGTAGGGAAGAGGTACCTGCTGGACCTGGTTGATGAAATCTTTGCGGAAAAGGGAATGGACTTGCCGACCCACGCCAAGTTCAGTTCGTCCGAGGTCAGTTTTCTGGAGAGTGACGTTGCCCGCAGTCTGGCCAACGCATCTGAGGTGGACCTGGAGGGGGAGCCTTCGATAGAGCATTGGGCCGAGAAAGTGCAGACACGTTACACAGCACAATCTCCACTAAGGATTTACATCTCCAATCTTGATGGCTTGTCCAAACGACTTGCGCACCATCTATTGTCATCCATCCAGAAGCTGGTGAAGGCACATGTGCTTGTCACCGTAGTGACAGGAGAGGGTAATGTGATAGATCTGGTAGATGGCAGCCCTACGTCTGCCTGGAGTTGCACGCACCAGTTTGTGGTCCACGCGCACGACCGGTATCATTTTGGGAAATTTCTCTTCAAGCGCATGAGGCAGATGGGTCTTCGCTTCCCGCACGGCATCGCTGGCGCAAAAAGGGTGTTTGAAAAGATCTACGATTGCACTGGCGGTAATGTGACCCTTGCACGTGCTGTACTGTGGAGTGTAGCTGATACCCTTACATTCCACTTGGAGCGCCCTGGCAGGCGTCCCATGGGGATTGAGGAGAAATTCATTCCCGAAGATCTGACGAGGACGCATGTGGTCCCCACGGCAGGGCTTGTCCCATTTCGCTACGCGGCGCATGCGGTGCATTCGGCCATCAGGGAGCCACATCCATCAAGCAGGAAGCTCGATGGCCTTGATTCCACCAACAAAGTGCTTGAAGATCTTGAGAGGATGCTTCTGCGATCGGAATGCATCTATGTGGGCGATCAGCCCCACCTCCTTGAACTGGCGGGCCTGGCTAGGCGAAACGAAGATGTGCTGGAATGGTTCTGCCCGTACGCCGAAAAATTTGCCCTATCATGGTTCAACCACCGCAGGCTGGGAGATTACTATGCATTTGCTCATGATTGGCCGAATGCGCACCGCTTGTACGAAAAGCTCAGCCCGGAAGAGCGCTGCCGTCCTCTCTCTGATGATGACAACGCTGTCCTTCTGAGGTTGATGGATGGGCTGTCTGTCTACTTTCACCGGGCCGTAAGCAAAGCGGCTGCTTCGCGGCATGAAGACGAGACGGACGAATCTCTCGTGACCTTGTTGCGCAAGGAAGTGCGCCTGGCATTGAAGAATCTTCTTGGCTTCACAGACGAAAAGATCACGTGCTGGGAAAGAGACTATCGTGGCCAGTGGGTGCGTGTCAGTGGATATGGCGAATTCACGGTGCTACCCTCGGAGATTCGTTATGACTGGGAAGCATTGGTCATGCGGAAGTCCGTGGATGAAAACGAGTATTTCGGTCATAAGCATGGCTGGCATTGGGTGGTGTGCAGAAACGCTGAAAGGCGGCCCGTGTCAGCTATTCTGGTGGATGGGAGATCCGATCCGCTCATGGAGCATGAAATGCGCAAAGACGCGATCTTCAGGGTCTTCCGGGCTTTTGTAAGGGCGCGTGAACGTCAGTGGTTGATTCAAGGGCTGGAAGAGAAGAGCATTCGCAGCCAGCTGGAAACGGAGATTTTCGAGACATTTTGGAAGCTGACACATTCAGGAAGCTGGGATGCGCATCGGGCGCTGCCCGCAATTGCCCACCCACTGCTCAGGGCGCTCCCATCCGTATCGAGGCTCGTTTTCTGCGAATTCGAGCACGAGGCATCTTCGGGGGAGCGTCGATTGAAACCTATCTATGATTCTGGATTTCCGCACACGACACCGGAGAGATTCCATGCAGTCGTTGCCAAAGGGAGACTCGCAGATTGGAATGAAATGCAACCTCCGACAGAGGTCGACGAGCACGAGGCCAACGAATTGTTTGGTGCTGGAGGGCTGGCTCCATTCTCAAATGGAACTCTCATTATTGGCAGTCCAGGCATCAAGGGCGTAGTGCTTTTAGAGCAGGCGAGGGGCATTTCGATCACCGAATCCGACATGGTGTTCCTCTTCACCCTGGCCAAGCGTTTTGAGTCAGTCTGGGCGCAAGCCATGCGTATGAAAGTGCTGCATCAGAGCATGGATGTCGATCATACACCCAAATTGTTGCTGGACCGGAAAAGTCGCATCATTTACGCGAATCAACCAGCCATTGACAGGCTTGTACTGGGCATCAATTCAGGATGGCAGGCACCCCCCGTTTCGATTTCCAGCATCAAGGACATGACTCCTGCACAGCGGAAAGCCATCGCGCCACATACGGAACGGCGGCATGAAAAGTTTGAAGATCTCACTGGTGAGATGTTCGGGTGGTGGATTCGTGAGTGTCTTCCTTTGGAAGACGAGCGCCGTTCGCCGCGAGGCTGGGTTGTCACTTTCAGAAATCGCTCCTTCCTTTTCAAGTCTTTTGAACTGCTTCGGGATCTGGAGAAATCGACTGACATCAGCCAGGCGTTGCGCATTCTGACAAACAGTCTCTGGAAGCTTCTGGACCACAGGGCGAAACCGAAGATACGCATCTATCTTATAGATAAGCAGGACCGGACGAAGCTTGTCAGTTCGTATGCGACTGGTCTGACGCCATCGAACACGAAGCATTTTGAAAGTGGGGGCGTGGTATTTGTCAACAAACTCGAGGAGACTGCCTGGAGGTGTCTCGCTTCACAACATCCTCAGGCCTTTCGCACGAGAACCAATCCTCTGGACTTGGCCACCACGGGGCGCACTAACAACGGCTTGGAGTTCGAGTGGATAGATATACTGCCGAAACATGAGATATTGGAGAAGAAGCCCGGCGACGTCGCTATTGATTTTCCGCTCTTGTCCATCCCTGAGTCACTGGGGAAGTTGACCATCAACTTGACGGGAGAAGATGCGGAAAAGTTGTCCGCAGAGTTTCCCGGGCAACTAGCGGCTTTGTCTCTCGTGTTTAGTGACCTGTTGATGCGGCGGGAGAAAGAAATGGAAGAGCGTGAGCTCCAGTATCAGAAAGATGCGCAGCGAGCGATGTCAGAAACGGCACACAATCTTGTGAGTCGGTTCGCGGCCCTCAGTGTGTTTGTGCTCCATTATCGTGGCCAGGAACATCACTGTCCGCAGTTGAAGTCCGTGACAGACCGTCTGGAGGCATTCTACAAGGGGGCAGTTCTTTCGATCAGACGCATAAAGGATCGGGTGGGACCGGTAACCCTCAAGCCGGTGCCCTGTGATCTCGTTGAGGTTATCTCCAACGCCATGCAGATTGGTTTGGGGAAGATGGGCGCTTGGTCATGGTCCCCGGAGTCGATGTCTAACTGTTTGGGGTGCTGGGATGCAACGCATTGGGAGAACACATTGCAGGAAATGATCCACAACTCCATTGATTTTGCCAAGCCCGAGCTTGCCTTGAAGGTTACAGTCGCCATGCGTGAACAATATAGCGGTGCCATGAGGTGGATGGTCTTGACCTATGAAGACAACGGCAGAGGCGTACGGGAGGAATTCAAGAAGGTAATTTTTCGGAAGCAGTCACATCGCGAGGAGATCGGGAACAAAAAGGGTGGCGGTATTGGGCTGAGTTATGTGGGGAGGGTGATGGAAGCTCACGGAGGTACGATCGAGGAGACTGGCGAGCACGGCGTGGGCGCAAGATTTATTCTTTCTGTTCCATGGAACGATTTGAAACAACGTAGAGAATACCAGATATGA